A window from Temnothorax longispinosus isolate EJ_2023e chromosome 1, Tlon_JGU_v1, whole genome shotgun sequence encodes these proteins:
- the LOC139824346 gene encoding adenylate kinase isoenzyme 1, translating to MGLNCVRPVDPLCAVIPRNIGLDASLVRESGLPIIFLIGGPGAGKTTQCIRVAEHYGFCAIVSRELLRNEVSTGSQRGVILAYLISEGKLVPSDVMVELIKVRMLSSLSVSRGFLVSGFPREKIQCQHFNRQIRPPDLVLYLYVRNSLLMERVLARTITATERQERSIDENWRRIKDHSQMIKPVLRYYKKQLVVIDGERDETEVFQDICCAIDNVLMNFPSTSGRSS from the exons ATGGGGTTGAACTGCGTGCGGCCTGTCGATCCCTTGTGTGCCGTGATACCAAGAAACATTGGACTCGATGCTTCATTAGTTAGAGAATCAGGACTGCCGATTATCTTTTTGATTGGAGGTCCAGGAGCAGGAAAGA CGACACAGTGTATCCGGGTAGCAGAGCATTACGGTTTCTGCGCCATCGTAAGCAGAGAATTGTTGCGCAACGAGGTGTCCACCGGCTCGCAGAGAGGCGTTATTCTGGCGTACTTGATTTCTGAGGGTAAACTAGTTCCCTCGGATGTCATGGTGGAGCTTATCAAGGTGCGGATGCTGAGCAGCTTAAGTGTCTCGCGAGGTTTCTTGGTGAGCGGGTTTCCCAGGGAGAAGATACAGTGTCAGCATTTCAATAGACAGATCCGACCGCCGGATCTCGTCCTATACCTGTACGTCAGAAACTCGCTGCTAATGGAACGAGTCCTAGCCAGGACCATCACCGCCACCGAGAGGCAGGAGCGCAGTATCGATGAAAATTGGCGGCGAATTAAGGATCACAGTCAAATGATCAAACCTGTCCTTAGGTATTACAAGAAACAACTGGTGGTCATCGATGGCGAAAGAGACGAGACGGAAGTTTTCCAAGATATTTGCTGCGCGATTGATAACGTTTTGATGAACTTTCCTAGTACGTCCGGTAGAAGCAGTTAA